A window of Citrus sinensis cultivar Valencia sweet orange chromosome 7, DVS_A1.0, whole genome shotgun sequence contains these coding sequences:
- the LOC102618460 gene encoding uncharacterized protein LOC102618460: MAALPTDTLQSVRVRSLCFTHSQIPKLTSGVLPISSPKPRTPTISSSKSRNNAISRPRLLVRASATEFPANVGDLLGDFSIFTAAGEPVLFKDLWDQNEGLAVVALLRHFGCPCCWELASALKESKARFDSAGVKLIAVGVGTPNKAQILAERLPFPMDCLYADPDRKVYNLLGLYHGVGRTFFNPASAKVFSRFEALRKAVQNYTIEATPDDRSSVLQQGGMFVFKGKQLLYARKDEGTGDHASLDDVFDICCKVPVA; the protein is encoded by the exons ATGGCAGCATTACCTACAGACACGTTGCAATCGGTGCGAGTGCGATCTCTCTGCTTCACTCATTCTCAAATTCCAAAATTGACCTCCGGGGTTCTTCCAATTTCGTCTCCCAAACCTCGAACTCCTACAATTTCCTCCTCGAAATCGAGAAACAATGCCATAAGCAGACCCCGTCTCCTTGTTAGGGCCTCCGCCACTGAATTCCCGGCAAATGTTGGCGATTTACTAGGTGACTTCAGCATCTTTACCGCTGCCGGTGAGCCGGTCTTGTTCAAAGACCTTTGGGACCAGAACGAG GGATTAGCTGTTGTTGCACTTTTAAGGCACTTTGGGTGCCCTTGCTG TTGGGAACTTGCATCGGCTTTGAAAGAATCAAAAGCAAGGTTTGACTCAGCTGGTGTGAAACTAATAGCAGTTGGCGTTGGTACTCCTAACAAAGCTCAAATTCTTGCAGAGCGG TTACCCTTTCCTATGGATTGCCTTTATGCTGATCCTGATCGCAAG gtGTATAATCTATTGGGCTTATACCATGGTGTCGGCCGTACATTTTTCAATCCAGCTAGT GCTAAAGTGTTTTCAAGATTTGAGGCTCTGCGGAAAGCTGTGCAAAACTATACAATTGAAGCCACCCCAGATGATAGAAGTAGTGTTCTGCAACAG GGAGGGATGTTTGTCTTCAAAGGGAAGCAACTATTATATGCTCG